One Rattus norvegicus strain BN/NHsdMcwi chromosome 20, GRCr8, whole genome shotgun sequence DNA segment encodes these proteins:
- the Ppt2 gene encoding lysosomal thioesterase PPT2 isoform X2 has translation MPGLWRQRLPSAWALLLLPFLPLLLPAAPAPHRGSYKPVIVVHGLFDSSYSFRHLLDYINEMGQYGDTDYLKWLFPTSMRSNLYRICYSPWGQEFSICNYWHDPHHDDLYLNASSFLALINGERDHPNATAWRKNFLRVGRLVLIGGPDDGVITPWQSSFFGFYDANETVLEMEEQPVYLRDSFGLKTLLARGAIVRCPMAGVSHTTWHSNRTLYDACIEPWLS, from the exons ATGCCGGGGCTATGGAGGCAGAGGCTTCCTTCGGCTTGGGCTTTGCTTCTCCTGCCTTTCCTGCCGCTGCTGTTGCCCGCAGCCCCCGCACCCCACCGCGGGTCCTACAAGCCAGTGATCGTGGTGCATGGGCTCTTTGACAGTTCATACAGCTTCCGCCACCTGCTGGACTACATCAATGAG ATGGGACAGTATGGAG ACACGGACTATTTGAAGTGGCTGTTCCCTACGTCCATGCGGTCTAACCTCTATCGGATCTGCTATAGCCCCTGGGGCCAGGAATTTTCCATTTGCAACTACTGGCACG ACCCTCACCACGATGACTTGTACCTCAACGCCAGCAGCTTTCTGGCCCTCATCAATGGGGAGAGAGACCATCCGAATGCCACTG CATGGCGGAAGAACTTCCTTCGTGTGGGCCGTCTGGTGCTGATTGGGGGTCCGGACGATGGAGTCATCACTCCCTGGCAATCTAG CTTCTTTGGTTTCTATGATGCCAACGAGACGGTCTTGGAGATGGAGGAACAGCCG GTGTATCTTCGAGACTCTTTTGGGTTGAAGACTCTCTTGGCCCGGGGGGCCATAGTGAGATGCCCCATGGCTGGGGTCTCTCACACCACCTGGCACTCCAATCGCACGCTCTATGACGCTTGCATtgagccctggctctcctga
- the Ppt2 gene encoding lysosomal thioesterase PPT2 isoform X3 → MAERACDPCGNRFKGSERLWSPSWKRPLRGYTSSATPRMGQYGDTDYLKWLFPTSMRSNLYRICYSPWGQEFSICNYWHDPHHDDLYLNASSFLALINGERDHPNATAWRKNFLRVGRLVLIGGPDDGVITPWQSSFFGFYDANETVLEMEEQPVYLRDSFGLKTLLARGAIVRCPMAGVSHTTWHSNRTLYDACIEPWLS, encoded by the exons ATGGCAGAGAGAGCTTGCGACCCCTGTGGGAACAGGTTCAAGGGTTCCGAGAGGCTGTGGTCCCCATCATGGAAAAGGCCCCTGAGGGGGTACACCTCATCTGCTACTCCCAGG ATGGGACAGTATGGAG ACACGGACTATTTGAAGTGGCTGTTCCCTACGTCCATGCGGTCTAACCTCTATCGGATCTGCTATAGCCCCTGGGGCCAGGAATTTTCCATTTGCAACTACTGGCACG ACCCTCACCACGATGACTTGTACCTCAACGCCAGCAGCTTTCTGGCCCTCATCAATGGGGAGAGAGACCATCCGAATGCCACTG CATGGCGGAAGAACTTCCTTCGTGTGGGCCGTCTGGTGCTGATTGGGGGTCCGGACGATGGAGTCATCACTCCCTGGCAATCTAG CTTCTTTGGTTTCTATGATGCCAACGAGACGGTCTTGGAGATGGAGGAACAGCCG GTGTATCTTCGAGACTCTTTTGGGTTGAAGACTCTCTTGGCCCGGGGGGCCATAGTGAGATGCCCCATGGCTGGGGTCTCTCACACCACCTGGCACTCCAATCGCACGCTCTATGACGCTTGCATtgagccctggctctcctga
- the Prrt1 gene encoding proline-rich transmembrane protein 1 encodes MSSEKSGLPDSVPHTSPPPYNAPQPPAEPPIPPPQTAPSSHHHHHHHYHQSGTATLPRLGAGGLASAAAGAQRGPSSSATLPRPPHHAPPGPAAGAPPPGCATLPRMPPDPYLQETRFEGPLPPPPPAAAAPPPPAPAPTAQAPGFVVPTHAGAVGTLPLGGYVAPGYPLQLQPCTAYVPVYPVGTPYASGTPGGPGVTSTLPPPPQGPGLALLEPRRPPHDYMPIAVLTTICCFWPTGIIAIFKAVQVRTALARGDLVSAEIASREARNFSFISLAVGIAAMVLCTILTVVIIIAAQHHENYWDP; translated from the exons ATGTCGTCAGAAAAGTCAG GCCTTCCAGACTCGGTTCCCCACACTTCACCTCCGCCCTACAATGCCCCCCAACCTCCAGCCGAgccccccatccctcccccacaAACCGCTCCATCctctcatcatcatcaccaccaccactaccaccagtcTGGCACTGCCACCCTCCCGCGCTTAGGAGCAGGTGGCCTGGCCTCTGCTGCGGCTGGCGCTCAACGTGGTCCTTCGTCCTCTGCCACGCTACCGCGGCCCCCCCACCATGCCCCTCCCGGTCCCGCTGCTGGGGCTCCCCCACCCGGCTGTGCTACCCTACCCCGCATGCCACCCGACCCTTATCTGCAGGAGACTCGCTTCGAGGGTCCACTTCCCCCACCACCGCCTGCGGCcgccgccccacccccaccagcgCCTGCCCCGACGGCCCAAGCCCCAGGCTTCGTGGTGCCCACGCACGCGGGGGCGGTGGGCACGTTGCCGCTGGGGGGCTACGTGGCTCCGGGCTACCCGCTGCAGCTGCAGCCGTGCACCGCTTATGTCCCGGTGTATCCGGTGGGCACG CCCTACGCAAGCGGGACCCCCGGGGGTCCAGGAGTGACCTCCACTCTGCCCCCGCCGCCCCAGGGCCCAGGGTTGGCTCTGTTGGAGCCCAGGCGCCCGCCGCATGACTACATGCCCATCGCTGTGCTGACCACCATCTGCTGCTTCTGGCCCACAGGCATCATCGCCATCTTCAAGGCCGTGCAG GTGCGCACGGCCTTGGCCCGCGGAGACTTGGTGTCCGCCGAGATCGCTTCGCGCGAGGCCCGGAATTTCTCCTTCATCTCCCTGGCCGTGGGCATCGCAGCTATGGTGCTTTGTACCATCCTCACTGTAGTCATCATCATTGCCGCCCAGCACCACGAAAACTACTGGGATCCCTAA
- the Ppt2 gene encoding lysosomal thioesterase PPT2 isoform X1, whose translation MPGLWRQRLPSAWALLLLPFLPLLLPAAPAPHRGSYKPVIVVHGLFDSSYSFRHLLDYINETHPGTVVTVLDLFDGRESLRPLWEQVQGFREAVVPIMEKAPEGVHLICYSQGGLVCRALLSVMDEHNVDSFISLSSPQMGQYGDTDYLKWLFPTSMRSNLYRICYSPWGQEFSICNYWHDPHHDDLYLNASSFLALINGERDHPNATAWRKNFLRVGRLVLIGGPDDGVITPWQSSFFGFYDANETVLEMEEQPVYLRDSFGLKTLLARGAIVRCPMAGVSHTTWHSNRTLYDACIEPWLS comes from the exons ATGCCGGGGCTATGGAGGCAGAGGCTTCCTTCGGCTTGGGCTTTGCTTCTCCTGCCTTTCCTGCCGCTGCTGTTGCCCGCAGCCCCCGCACCCCACCGCGGGTCCTACAAGCCAGTGATCGTGGTGCATGGGCTCTTTGACAGTTCATACAGCTTCCGCCACCTGCTGGACTACATCAATGAG ACACACCCCGGGACTGTGGTGACAGTGCTTGATCTCTTCGATGGCAGAGAGAGCTTGCGACCCCTGTGGGAACAGGTTCAAGGGTTCCGAGAGGCTGTGGTCCCCATCATGGAAAAGGCCCCTGAGGGGGTACACCTCATCTGCTACTCCCAGG GAGGCCTGGTGTGCCGCGCATTGCTGTCTGTCATGGATGAGCACAATGTGGATTCCTtcatctccctttcttctccacaGATGGGACAGTATGGAG ACACGGACTATTTGAAGTGGCTGTTCCCTACGTCCATGCGGTCTAACCTCTATCGGATCTGCTATAGCCCCTGGGGCCAGGAATTTTCCATTTGCAACTACTGGCACG ACCCTCACCACGATGACTTGTACCTCAACGCCAGCAGCTTTCTGGCCCTCATCAATGGGGAGAGAGACCATCCGAATGCCACTG CATGGCGGAAGAACTTCCTTCGTGTGGGCCGTCTGGTGCTGATTGGGGGTCCGGACGATGGAGTCATCACTCCCTGGCAATCTAG CTTCTTTGGTTTCTATGATGCCAACGAGACGGTCTTGGAGATGGAGGAACAGCCG GTGTATCTTCGAGACTCTTTTGGGTTGAAGACTCTCTTGGCCCGGGGGGCCATAGTGAGATGCCCCATGGCTGGGGTCTCTCACACCACCTGGCACTCCAATCGCACGCTCTATGACGCTTGCATtgagccctggctctcctga
- the Prrt1 gene encoding proline-rich transmembrane protein 1 isoform X3, whose protein sequence is MPIAVLTTICCFWPTGIIAIFKAVQVRTALARGDLVSAEIASREARNFSFISLAVGIAAMVLCTILTVVIIIAAQHHENYWDP, encoded by the exons ATGCCCATCGCTGTGCTGACCACCATCTGCTGCTTCTGGCCCACAGGCATCATCGCCATCTTCAAGGCCGTGCAG GTGCGCACGGCCTTGGCCCGCGGAGACTTGGTGTCCGCCGAGATCGCTTCGCGCGAGGCCCGGAATTTCTCCTTCATCTCCCTGGCCGTGGGCATCGCAGCTATGGTGCTTTGTACCATCCTCACTGTAGTCATCATCATTGCCGCCCAGCACCACGAAAACTACTGGGATCCCTAA
- the Prrt1 gene encoding proline-rich transmembrane protein 1 isoform X1, translating into MCWERSSSDGPGRGLWLTAGEPGRSCDSCDGKTRTGARWPRYNPFPDPKMGDVVSAISPSLFLHLLLSHVSYPSDLCCLLSPLILSSAFPWPGLPDSVPHTSPPPYNAPQPPAEPPIPPPQTAPSSHHHHHHHYHQSGTATLPRLGAGGLASAAAGAQRGPSSSATLPRPPHHAPPGPAAGAPPPGCATLPRMPPDPYLQETRFEGPLPPPPPAAAAPPPPAPAPTAQAPGFVVPTHAGAVGTLPLGGYVAPGYPLQLQPCTAYVPVYPVGTPYASGTPGGPGVTSTLPPPPQGPGLALLEPRRPPHDYMPIAVLTTICCFWPTGIIAIFKAVQVRTALARGDLVSAEIASREARNFSFISLAVGIAAMVLCTILTVVIIIAAQHHENYWDP; encoded by the exons ATGTGCTGGGAGAGGAGCAGCTCAGACGGCCCTGGAAGAGGGTTGTGGTTGACAGCAGGGGAACCTGGGAGGAGTTGTGACAGTTGTGACGGCAAAACTAGAACTGGGGCCAGGTGGCCTAGATACAACCCCTTCCCTGACCCCAAAATGGGAGATGTCGTCTCAGCTATCTCTCCCTCGCTATTTCTCCATCTCTTGCTGTCTCATGTCTCTTACCCTTCTGATCTCTgctgtcttctctctccccttattCTCTCCTCGGCTTTTCCATGGCCAGGCCTTCCAGACTCGGTTCCCCACACTTCACCTCCGCCCTACAATGCCCCCCAACCTCCAGCCGAgccccccatccctcccccacaAACCGCTCCATCctctcatcatcatcaccaccaccactaccaccagtcTGGCACTGCCACCCTCCCGCGCTTAGGAGCAGGTGGCCTGGCCTCTGCTGCGGCTGGCGCTCAACGTGGTCCTTCGTCCTCTGCCACGCTACCGCGGCCCCCCCACCATGCCCCTCCCGGTCCCGCTGCTGGGGCTCCCCCACCCGGCTGTGCTACCCTACCCCGCATGCCACCCGACCCTTATCTGCAGGAGACTCGCTTCGAGGGTCCACTTCCCCCACCACCGCCTGCGGCcgccgccccacccccaccagcgCCTGCCCCGACGGCCCAAGCCCCAGGCTTCGTGGTGCCCACGCACGCGGGGGCGGTGGGCACGTTGCCGCTGGGGGGCTACGTGGCTCCGGGCTACCCGCTGCAGCTGCAGCCGTGCACCGCTTATGTCCCGGTGTATCCGGTGGGCACG CCCTACGCAAGCGGGACCCCCGGGGGTCCAGGAGTGACCTCCACTCTGCCCCCGCCGCCCCAGGGCCCAGGGTTGGCTCTGTTGGAGCCCAGGCGCCCGCCGCATGACTACATGCCCATCGCTGTGCTGACCACCATCTGCTGCTTCTGGCCCACAGGCATCATCGCCATCTTCAAGGCCGTGCAG GTGCGCACGGCCTTGGCCCGCGGAGACTTGGTGTCCGCCGAGATCGCTTCGCGCGAGGCCCGGAATTTCTCCTTCATCTCCCTGGCCGTGGGCATCGCAGCTATGGTGCTTTGTACCATCCTCACTGTAGTCATCATCATTGCCGCCCAGCACCACGAAAACTACTGGGATCCCTAA
- the Prrt1 gene encoding proline-rich transmembrane protein 1 isoform X2 has product MSSEKSGLPDSVPHTSPPPYNAPQPPAEPPIPPPQTAPSSHHHHHHHYHQSGTATLPRLGAGGLASAAAGAQRGPSSSATLPRPPHHAPPGPAAGAPPPGCATLPRMPPDPYLQETRFEGPLPPPPPAAAAPPPPAPAPTAQAPGFVVPTHAGAVGTLPLGGYVAPGYPLQLQPCTAYVPVYPVGTVSMGLTGPRRTGRQVQQGRTHSGSWERVKQNQAVRPSGNKPWTEEWREERQWVGKWWTLGGSGEESGGSKVKVWAVVQKSVGLKEGKQLGGRERDGTWEARGKRGQKPGPGDAKEDGNKTGRTDRPISHTL; this is encoded by the exons ATGTCGTCAGAAAAGTCAG GCCTTCCAGACTCGGTTCCCCACACTTCACCTCCGCCCTACAATGCCCCCCAACCTCCAGCCGAgccccccatccctcccccacaAACCGCTCCATCctctcatcatcatcaccaccaccactaccaccagtcTGGCACTGCCACCCTCCCGCGCTTAGGAGCAGGTGGCCTGGCCTCTGCTGCGGCTGGCGCTCAACGTGGTCCTTCGTCCTCTGCCACGCTACCGCGGCCCCCCCACCATGCCCCTCCCGGTCCCGCTGCTGGGGCTCCCCCACCCGGCTGTGCTACCCTACCCCGCATGCCACCCGACCCTTATCTGCAGGAGACTCGCTTCGAGGGTCCACTTCCCCCACCACCGCCTGCGGCcgccgccccacccccaccagcgCCTGCCCCGACGGCCCAAGCCCCAGGCTTCGTGGTGCCCACGCACGCGGGGGCGGTGGGCACGTTGCCGCTGGGGGGCTACGTGGCTCCGGGCTACCCGCTGCAGCTGCAGCCGTGCACCGCTTATGTCCCGGTGTATCCGGTGGGCACGGTGAGTATGGGGCTGACAGGACCTaggaggacagggaggcaggtgCAACAGGGACGCACACACTCTGGAAGCTGGGAGAGAGTGAAACAGAACCAGGCTGTCCGCCCTTCTGGTAACAAACCCTGGACAGaagagtggagagaggagagacaatgGGTGGGAAAGTGGTGGACCTTGGGGGGAAGCGGGGAGGAGTCTGGGGGATCAAAGGTCAAGGTTTGGGCCGTGGTTCAGAAATCAGTTGgtctgaaagaaggaaaacagcttggagggagagagagagatggaaccTGGGAAGCCAGGGGTAAAAGAGGGCAGAAGCCTGGGCCTGGAGATGCTAAGGAAGATGGAAACAAGACCggaaggacagacagacccaTAAGCCATACCTTGTAG